One part of the Bacillus sp. FJAT-27916 genome encodes these proteins:
- the thiT gene encoding energy-coupled thiamine transporter ThiT: MRNNRLLYLVEVAIFAALAFVFDFLGNIMSLSLWAQGGSISIAMVPIFLMAIRWGVKGGVVTGLLLGLLQIVSGTAYILTPVQGFLDYIVAFSAVGLAGILFSQIQTDNGKNRKRNMMFVVGGILLGSSLRFLAHFIAGVVFFGSGAADGQSVIVFSLLYNLSYLLPSVIVSGGVILLLSSSAPQLVLKKPAH, translated from the coding sequence ATGAGAAACAACCGGTTATTGTATTTGGTAGAGGTGGCTATTTTTGCAGCATTGGCATTTGTATTTGATTTTCTGGGGAATATTATGTCGCTTAGTTTATGGGCACAAGGGGGCAGTATTTCTATTGCGATGGTGCCAATCTTTCTTATGGCAATCCGCTGGGGTGTAAAAGGCGGTGTTGTGACAGGGCTGCTATTAGGCTTACTGCAAATCGTATCAGGAACAGCTTATATATTGACGCCTGTACAAGGGTTTCTTGACTATATCGTCGCCTTTTCGGCGGTTGGTCTGGCAGGCATCCTGTTCAGTCAGATTCAAACAGACAATGGAAAGAATCGAAAGAGGAATATGATGTTTGTTGTTGGGGGTATTCTCCTTGGAAGCTCTTTGCGGTTTCTTGCTCACTTTATTGCGGGAGTCGTATTCTTTGGGTCTGGCGCGGCAGATGGTCAGTCTGTTATCGTGTTTTCTTTGCTTTATAATTTATCCTATTTGCTGCCGAGCGTGATTGTTTCTGGAGGAGTCATTCTTCTACTTTCATCTTCGGCTCCGCAATTAGTCTTAAAGAAGCCGGCCCATTAA
- a CDS encoding aminopeptidase, translated as MMNLEQRLDKYAELAVKVGVNIQKDQILYISSSVEVAPFTRKVVRKAYEAGARHVYVDWADEEVTRAKFELAPEDAFSEVPEWLVAQKEYLIEKGGAIISIVSQSPDALKGIEAKRIANYQKATGTALNKFRQAMQADKFSWSVIAAAGQKWANKVFPDAENSVEMLWDAILKAVRVDSADPVQTWIEHDHTLRAKADYLNEKKYKALHYRAPGTDLTIQLSDKHEWCGAGSINAKGHSFMANMPTEEVFTVPLKEGVNGTVASTKPLSYGGNVIDRFSLTFENGKAVSAKAETGEDVLLSLLDTDEGSRYLGEVALVPHRSPISDTNVLFYNTLFDENASNHLAIGSGYAFCLKGGKEMSEQELIDNGVNNSITHVDFMIGSAEMDIDGELADGTLEPIFRGGNWAF; from the coding sequence ATGATGAATTTGGAGCAAAGATTAGATAAATATGCTGAGCTAGCTGTCAAAGTCGGGGTTAATATTCAGAAAGATCAAATATTATACATATCATCCTCAGTAGAGGTCGCACCATTTACCCGCAAGGTAGTTCGCAAAGCCTATGAGGCAGGAGCACGTCATGTTTATGTGGACTGGGCGGATGAAGAAGTGACTCGTGCTAAATTTGAGCTTGCGCCGGAAGATGCCTTCAGTGAAGTGCCTGAATGGCTCGTCGCTCAAAAAGAATATTTAATCGAAAAAGGCGGAGCAATCATATCAATCGTATCGCAAAGCCCAGATGCCTTGAAGGGCATCGAAGCAAAACGTATCGCAAATTATCAAAAGGCTACTGGCACAGCACTTAATAAATTCCGTCAAGCCATGCAGGCAGATAAATTCAGCTGGAGTGTCATCGCAGCTGCCGGCCAAAAATGGGCAAATAAAGTATTCCCAGATGCGGAAAACAGCGTTGAAATGTTATGGGATGCTATTCTAAAAGCAGTGCGCGTTGATTCAGCCGATCCTGTTCAAACATGGATAGAGCATGATCATACACTGCGTGCAAAGGCAGATTACTTAAACGAGAAGAAATATAAAGCCTTACATTATCGTGCGCCAGGAACGGACTTAACTATTCAGCTTTCCGACAAGCATGAATGGTGCGGGGCGGGAAGTATCAATGCCAAAGGTCACTCCTTCATGGCCAATATGCCGACGGAGGAAGTGTTTACAGTCCCATTGAAAGAAGGGGTCAATGGAACGGTGGCCAGCACGAAGCCGCTCAGCTATGGCGGAAATGTTATTGACCGCTTCTCCTTGACATTTGAGAACGGAAAAGCGGTTAGTGCGAAGGCTGAGACAGGAGAGGATGTCCTTCTTAGTCTTCTTGATACAGATGAAGGATCTAGATATCTTGGAGAAGTGGCGTTAGTGCCTCATCGTTCGCCGATATCTGATACGAATGTGTTGTTCTATAATACATTATTTGATGAGAATGCTTCTAACCATTTAGCCATTGGCTCCGGTTATGCCTTCTGCTTGAAAGGTGGAAAGGAAATGTCAGAGCAGGAGCTGATTGATAATGGTGTGAACAATAGCATTACCCATGTAGATTTCATGATTGGCTCTGCGGAGATGGATATTGACGGTGAGCTTGCGGACGGGACACTTGAACCAATCTTCCGCGGCGGAAACTGGGCATTTTAA
- a CDS encoding winged helix-turn-helix transcriptional regulator, with protein MPGALDKGQKCHICSDFHQTIEFIGRKWMGIIIYSLLDGPKRYHELTGMIEGISDRVLTERLNELVKEELVKKSYLDGSLKKVQYELTPSGEALKDVIVSIRKWVEYKNQLEKK; from the coding sequence ATGCCAGGAGCACTAGATAAAGGCCAGAAGTGCCATATATGCAGTGATTTTCATCAAACAATTGAATTCATCGGACGGAAATGGATGGGAATCATTATCTACTCTTTGCTGGATGGCCCGAAACGATATCATGAACTCACTGGAATGATTGAAGGAATTTCCGACAGAGTTCTGACAGAAAGATTGAATGAATTAGTAAAAGAAGAATTAGTGAAGAAAAGCTATTTGGATGGTTCCTTGAAGAAGGTTCAGTATGAATTGACCCCGAGCGGCGAAGCATTGAAAGATGTGATTGTATCAATTCGTAAATGGGTTGAATATAAAAACCAACTGGAGAAGAAATGA
- the modB gene encoding molybdate ABC transporter permease subunit, translating into MQIDFWAPIKLSIEIAAISGLLAVFLGIMSARIMVKRQSMKGRMLIETFFLLPIVLPPTVIGFLLVVIFGQRSPVGELIYTLFNQSIIFTWSAAAIASTVVAFPLMYQSAKAGFAAVDQEIEDAARVDGGSEWKVFWRISIPLSAKALLAGAILTFARALGEFGATLMFAGNIPGKTQTMPIAIYMAFESGQSTLAWAWVGMMILMSIGMLVVVQIFQRTHS; encoded by the coding sequence ATGCAAATCGATTTTTGGGCACCAATCAAACTATCTATTGAAATAGCAGCCATCTCCGGTCTGCTGGCTGTCTTTTTGGGTATCATGTCGGCTAGAATAATGGTCAAGCGGCAATCAATGAAGGGGAGGATGCTGATTGAAACCTTTTTTCTTCTCCCGATTGTGCTGCCGCCAACCGTAATCGGATTTCTTCTAGTCGTTATCTTTGGGCAGAGGAGCCCAGTTGGAGAGCTGATTTATACTTTATTTAATCAATCCATTATTTTCACATGGAGTGCGGCTGCGATTGCTTCCACAGTTGTCGCATTTCCATTAATGTATCAAAGCGCGAAGGCTGGCTTTGCTGCCGTTGATCAGGAGATAGAGGATGCGGCCAGGGTGGACGGGGGAAGCGAATGGAAGGTTTTTTGGAGGATTTCTATCCCGCTTTCGGCAAAAGCCCTGCTCGCTGGAGCCATTCTTACATTTGCGCGTGCGCTCGGAGAGTTTGGAGCGACGCTTATGTTTGCCGGAAATATACCTGGGAAGACCCAAACAATGCCGATTGCGATATACATGGCATTTGAATCAGGCCAATCAACACTTGCCTGGGCTTGGGTGGGCATGATGATTCTCATGTCTATTGGCATGCTTGTCGTTGTGCAAATTTTTCAAAGGACGCATTCTTAA
- a CDS encoding AI-2E family transporter codes for MKSKLQFWTLEILLLLIIIYVSTKISFLFHPIGIFISTLFFPILISGFLFYLLNPVLKLLMRWKVPKIVGILILYIALIGLITIGITKVVPVVSEQITDIAKNTPQFVDDVVAFIEDASKSNWFNYVVEQEFIEFDQIKDKLLEFTTNITSNITSGLSAVVSFITSLTLIIITVPFILFYMLKDGHKLPGALMKFLPASFRKEGLVVIQETSQTLANYIQGQITVCIFVGTACFIGFLLIDLPYALTLGLVIAVTNIIPYVGPFIGAAPAVAVGLFQSPLVAILVILIIVIVQQLDGNLISPLIIGKSLNIHPLTIIMILLVAGSLAGILGMILAVPTYAVVKTITKNIVRLVKLYRAKHTVITEDA; via the coding sequence TTGAAATCTAAATTACAGTTTTGGACTTTGGAGATCCTGTTGCTGCTGATTATTATTTATGTGAGCACGAAAATCTCTTTTCTATTCCATCCAATTGGAATCTTTATCTCAACACTGTTTTTCCCGATTTTGATTTCGGGATTCTTATTTTACTTGTTAAATCCCGTCTTAAAGCTGCTCATGAGGTGGAAGGTTCCAAAGATTGTTGGAATCTTGATTTTATACATAGCGCTTATCGGTTTAATTACAATTGGAATTACAAAAGTAGTGCCTGTTGTTTCTGAACAAATCACAGATATCGCTAAGAATACCCCGCAATTTGTAGATGATGTTGTCGCATTCATTGAGGATGCCTCAAAATCTAATTGGTTCAATTATGTTGTGGAACAAGAGTTTATTGAATTTGATCAAATAAAGGATAAGCTCCTAGAATTTACGACAAACATTACAAGTAACATCACGAGCGGACTATCGGCTGTGGTTTCGTTTATCACCAGTTTGACGCTGATTATTATTACGGTTCCATTTATCCTTTTCTACATGCTGAAGGATGGTCATAAATTGCCAGGTGCATTGATGAAGTTTCTCCCAGCCTCATTCAGGAAAGAAGGACTTGTTGTTATTCAGGAGACCTCTCAAACCTTGGCCAATTATATACAGGGTCAGATTACGGTATGTATCTTCGTTGGTACGGCTTGTTTCATTGGCTTTTTGCTGATTGATCTGCCTTATGCCTTGACGCTTGGACTCGTGATTGCGGTCACGAATATCATCCCGTATGTTGGTCCATTTATCGGTGCTGCACCAGCAGTGGCTGTCGGGCTATTCCAATCGCCTTTGGTTGCCATTTTGGTCATCCTGATTATTGTGATCGTGCAGCAGCTGGACGGTAATCTTATATCCCCATTGATTATCGGGAAGTCATTGAATATTCATCCGCTGACCATCATCATGATTTTGCTAGTTGCTGGTTCATTAGCTGGGATCCTTGGCATGATACTTGCCGTTCCAACTTATGCGGTTGTTAAGACGATTACGAAGAATATCGTCCGGCTTGTTAAGCTTTACCGGGCAAAGCATACCGTCATTACAGAGGATGCTTGA
- a CDS encoding Lmo0850 family protein: MKYWLAKNQKVENVRMDIVSKFKIQGVKIEKTKSRNEIFSSLVCSESTFSELLQNPYSLKKQVEVKSH; this comes from the coding sequence ATGAAATACTGGTTAGCAAAAAATCAGAAGGTGGAGAATGTGAGAATGGATATCGTATCTAAATTTAAGATACAGGGCGTAAAGATTGAAAAAACAAAATCCCGTAATGAAATCTTCTCTAGCTTAGTATGTTCTGAGTCAACATTCAGCGAATTGTTACAGAACCCATATTCTTTAAAGAAACAAGTAGAAGTGAAGAGTCATTAA
- a CDS encoding helix-turn-helix domain-containing protein, which translates to MTKDEIIRLISERMRLIRVEVDYTQDKMAEIIGISKKTLVQIEKERNEASWTTVVAVVSLFRETLTVQTLFGGDPLEVIETVSREQIDYRKEKMLGGKMWWNDIISEKGYTLQQNMISQHYRILDDDRYRIFSSLDEDVSQQKFKELVNRVG; encoded by the coding sequence ATGACGAAGGATGAGATAATTCGTTTAATATCAGAACGCATGAGATTAATCCGTGTTGAGGTTGATTATACACAAGATAAGATGGCAGAGATTATTGGAATTTCAAAAAAGACCCTTGTGCAGATAGAGAAGGAAAGGAACGAAGCAAGCTGGACAACCGTCGTTGCTGTTGTATCGCTTTTCCGTGAAACCTTGACTGTACAGACGCTATTTGGCGGGGATCCGCTTGAAGTCATAGAAACTGTGTCGAGAGAACAGATAGATTACCGAAAAGAAAAGATGCTTGGAGGGAAAATGTGGTGGAATGATATCATCTCTGAAAAGGGATATACACTCCAGCAAAACATGATCAGTCAGCATTATCGAATTTTGGATGATGACCGTTATCGTATTTTCAGTTCATTGGATGAGGATGTATCCCAGCAGAAGTTTAAGGAGCTGGTCAATCGAGTAGGATAA
- a CDS encoding dicarboxylate/amino acid:cation symporter: MKLTIRIIIGLITGVLVGLGLNQFSPELFGIFDMYIFDPIGSLFINAITMLVVPIVLISITLGTAGLGDPKKLGRIGGKTMLYFLATTAFAITIGLGLALLIKPGASAHVNLSAAEYTASQAPSVIETLINIIPKNPIQAMAEGNMLQVIVMSIFFGIGISALGSKTKGLVHLLEQGQEVLVYLVNFIMKTAPYATFALVATAVGSQGVSAIKSMGLYMVVVILALIIHTVFVYGGAIAVLGRRNPIDFFKNFAPAMAVGFSTSSSSASLPVAMDTAQRALNVPKNISSFVQPLGATINMDGTGILQGVAVVFIAQTYGVDLTTPQLISVIFTAVLASVGSAGVPGAGLILLAMVLEQVGLPVEGIGLILGIDRLLDMARTAVNITGDASCAVIIAESEKKREVNQEANEMIA; encoded by the coding sequence ATGAAGCTTACCATAAGAATTATTATAGGTTTAATTACAGGTGTATTGGTTGGTTTAGGTCTGAATCAATTTTCCCCTGAACTATTTGGCATCTTTGATATGTATATCTTCGATCCAATTGGTTCATTATTTATTAATGCAATCACGATGCTTGTCGTGCCGATTGTATTGATATCCATCACATTAGGAACTGCTGGACTCGGCGATCCGAAAAAGCTCGGACGCATTGGCGGGAAAACCATGCTGTATTTCTTGGCTACGACTGCTTTTGCTATCACCATCGGATTAGGTCTTGCCTTGCTTATCAAGCCGGGTGCGAGCGCTCATGTTAACTTATCTGCTGCTGAATATACGGCAAGTCAAGCCCCCTCAGTAATTGAAACTCTCATCAATATCATTCCTAAAAACCCAATCCAAGCCATGGCTGAAGGCAATATGCTTCAAGTAATTGTTATGTCTATATTCTTCGGTATTGGAATTAGTGCACTTGGTTCTAAAACAAAAGGTCTGGTCCATTTATTGGAGCAGGGTCAAGAAGTGCTGGTTTACCTTGTTAACTTCATCATGAAGACGGCACCATATGCGACATTTGCCTTGGTAGCAACAGCTGTAGGAAGCCAAGGGGTGTCTGCTATTAAGAGTATGGGCCTATACATGGTGGTTGTTATCCTAGCGTTAATCATCCATACCGTATTTGTATATGGAGGAGCGATTGCCGTTCTTGGCCGCCGAAATCCAATTGATTTCTTTAAGAACTTTGCTCCTGCAATGGCTGTAGGATTTAGTACATCTTCAAGCAGTGCTTCGCTTCCTGTAGCGATGGATACTGCCCAAAGAGCCTTAAATGTTCCGAAAAATATCTCAAGCTTTGTTCAGCCGCTTGGTGCTACCATAAATATGGACGGAACGGGAATCCTTCAAGGAGTCGCTGTAGTATTTATTGCCCAAACGTACGGAGTTGATTTAACGACACCTCAGCTGATTTCCGTTATTTTTACGGCTGTTTTGGCAAGCGTTGGTTCAGCAGGCGTACCAGGCGCAGGGTTGATCTTGCTTGCGATGGTGCTTGAGCAAGTTGGGTTGCCGGTTGAAGGGATTGGCCTGATTCTCGGAATTGACCGCTTGCTTGATATGGCAAGAACAGCTGTAAATATCACAGGGGACGCTTCCTGTGCGGTTATTATTGCTGAATCAGAGAAAAAACGTGAAGTAAACCAAGAAGCAAACGAAATGATTGCATAA
- a CDS encoding hemolysin family protein, whose product MDIWNLVFIAILIALTAFFVASEFAIVKIRSSRIDQLMEEGNRRAISAKNIVTNLDEYLSACQLGITITALALGWIGEETFESLLAPLFALFSLPETVTTPLVVVIAFLLITFIHVVIGELAPKTIAIQKAEAIALLFSRPLMAFYKIMYPFIWLLNGSARLIIRMLGLHPASEHEIAHTEEELQIILSDSYKSGEINQSEFKYVNNIFEFDNRVAKEIMVPRTEMVSLSKVDSIKDFIQMYHEEKFTRYPVIDGDKDHIVGLVNVKEVLTDVVVDESISNSTIQEYIRPIIHVIDTIPIHDLLARMQSERIHMAVLMDEYGGTSGLVTIEDIVEEIVGEIRDEFDSDEIPEIRKNTDGSYIVDSKVLLSEINDLLGTALDDTDIDTIGGWVLTEKYEAKLGDMLEIGDYEITIIDMEEHHIRYLEIRKKPREAQPLTSHSTAAEGESQLFTQPLSSSTIE is encoded by the coding sequence TTGGACATATGGAATTTGGTTTTTATAGCCATTTTGATTGCACTGACCGCATTCTTTGTTGCGTCAGAGTTCGCGATTGTCAAGATTCGCTCCTCGCGAATTGATCAGTTAATGGAGGAAGGAAACCGGCGGGCAATAAGCGCCAAAAACATCGTTACGAATCTGGATGAGTATTTATCCGCCTGCCAGCTTGGGATCACCATTACAGCCCTCGCTTTAGGATGGATAGGAGAGGAAACCTTTGAATCCCTTCTCGCTCCCTTATTCGCACTGTTTTCCCTGCCTGAGACTGTTACAACGCCACTCGTCGTCGTTATTGCTTTTCTGCTGATTACCTTCATCCACGTCGTAATCGGCGAATTAGCTCCAAAGACGATTGCTATTCAAAAAGCGGAAGCAATTGCTCTTTTATTCTCAAGACCTCTCATGGCATTCTACAAAATTATGTATCCATTTATCTGGCTGCTTAATGGTTCTGCCCGGTTGATCATCCGCATGCTCGGTCTTCATCCCGCTTCAGAACATGAAATTGCCCATACGGAAGAGGAATTGCAGATTATTCTTTCAGACAGTTATAAGAGCGGCGAAATTAACCAATCTGAATTTAAATATGTGAATAATATTTTTGAATTTGATAACCGAGTCGCTAAAGAAATCATGGTTCCTCGAACCGAAATGGTCTCCTTATCCAAGGTGGATTCCATCAAGGACTTTATTCAGATGTACCATGAAGAGAAATTCACTCGTTATCCGGTCATTGACGGTGACAAGGACCATATCGTCGGACTTGTCAACGTAAAAGAGGTATTGACCGATGTTGTCGTAGATGAGAGCATTTCAAATTCAACCATTCAAGAATATATAAGGCCAATCATCCATGTCATTGACACCATTCCAATCCATGATTTACTGGCGAGAATGCAATCTGAACGGATTCATATGGCAGTCCTGATGGATGAATACGGAGGCACTTCCGGATTAGTCACCATCGAAGACATCGTCGAAGAGATTGTTGGTGAGATACGAGATGAATTCGATAGTGATGAGATTCCGGAGATTCGGAAGAATACAGATGGATCTTACATCGTTGATTCTAAGGTACTTCTCAGTGAAATTAATGACCTGCTTGGCACGGCCCTCGATGATACCGATATTGACACAATCGGCGGATGGGTCCTGACCGAGAAGTATGAAGCAAAGCTTGGTGATATGCTTGAGATTGGCGATTATGAAATTACGATTATCGATATGGAGGAACATCATATCCGCTATCTCGAAATCCGCAAAAAACCGCGGGAAGCTCAGCCCCTCACCTCTCACAGCACAGCTGCAGAAGGAGAGAGCCAGCTGTTCACCCAGCCATTATCAAGCAGTACAATAGAATAA
- a CDS encoding transglycosylase domain-containing protein → MSQIKKILHKLGNIIDHSKLFHILLLGISSLTLIGLLYLTYILHEEVDLSKLDTELMKPTIIYDEANEEASKITANKMEGVAIEEIPEHVINAVLSIEDHRFYEHSGIDVKGIIRAAFENLTAGGVVQGGSTITQQLAKNTILTPEKTYERKIKEVVIASQIEHQYTKDEILEMYLNQIYFGHGAWGIQNASRVYFGKNVEDMTVAEAAMLAGLIHSPSALDPYKNFDSAKKRQQVVLVQMKTFGKIDKTGYEEALNDDIQLKELSDPLKGKYPYYVDQVIYEAVHKYGLEQDDILTGGYKIYTELDPNMQETVEKVYEEENLFTKGSNPDEEPESAAVLVDPNDGGVRALVGGRSDHIFLGYNRATQLKAQPGSTMKPLAVYTPALEEGYGIKDILPDEKTEFAGGYSPKNSNNQYEGKVPMFEAVYKSKNVPAVWLLNEIGIQNGMDAVERFGINLGDGNRELGLALGGGGVAVSPLDMAQAYSALANGGIMHEAHLIKKIVNKSGETVASFEDKETKVTTEKVAKNMTTMLKGVVDHEEGTGRYAKVDGWDIAGKTGSTQVVGAAAENAIKDQWFVGYSPNLVGAVWSGYDKTTSEQYLVRDSTKGSTVIFQKIMSAALPNVENEKFGVPSVYELEEEVEKKSLRELWEEQKKKINDSFTEWIERWRGH, encoded by the coding sequence ATGTCTCAAATAAAAAAAATACTGCATAAGCTTGGAAACATCATCGACCATTCCAAGTTATTTCATATTCTCCTGCTGGGTATATCCTCACTCACATTAATTGGTTTACTGTATCTGACGTATATCCTGCATGAGGAAGTCGATTTGTCCAAACTGGATACAGAACTGATGAAACCAACGATTATTTATGATGAAGCAAACGAAGAGGCGAGTAAGATCACCGCCAATAAAATGGAGGGTGTTGCGATAGAGGAAATACCGGAACATGTCATTAATGCAGTTCTTTCGATAGAGGATCATCGTTTCTATGAGCATAGTGGAATTGATGTGAAAGGCATTATCAGAGCTGCATTCGAAAATCTCACCGCCGGAGGCGTTGTTCAAGGCGGAAGCACCATTACGCAGCAGCTAGCCAAAAACACCATTCTCACACCGGAGAAGACATATGAAAGAAAAATCAAGGAAGTCGTTATTGCCAGTCAAATAGAGCATCAATACACGAAAGACGAGATTCTTGAAATGTATTTGAACCAAATCTATTTTGGACACGGTGCATGGGGAATTCAAAATGCCAGCCGAGTCTATTTCGGCAAAAATGTCGAGGATATGACGGTCGCAGAAGCAGCTATGCTGGCTGGATTGATTCATTCACCATCTGCCCTTGACCCATATAAGAATTTTGATTCAGCCAAGAAGAGACAGCAGGTTGTCCTTGTGCAAATGAAGACGTTTGGAAAGATTGATAAGACAGGCTATGAAGAAGCACTTAATGATGATATTCAGTTGAAAGAGCTGAGCGATCCGCTCAAAGGGAAATATCCATATTATGTGGACCAGGTTATTTATGAAGCCGTCCATAAATATGGACTTGAGCAGGACGACATCCTGACGGGCGGATATAAGATATACACTGAGCTAGACCCGAATATGCAGGAGACGGTAGAAAAGGTTTATGAAGAGGAGAACCTTTTCACAAAGGGCTCCAATCCAGATGAAGAGCCAGAAAGTGCAGCCGTTCTTGTGGATCCGAATGATGGAGGGGTTAGAGCCTTGGTTGGCGGCCGCTCTGATCATATCTTTCTCGGCTATAATCGGGCGACTCAGTTGAAAGCACAGCCAGGGTCAACCATGAAGCCGCTTGCTGTATATACGCCTGCCCTAGAGGAGGGCTATGGAATAAAGGATATACTCCCTGATGAGAAGACCGAATTCGCCGGCGGTTATTCCCCAAAAAACAGTAATAATCAATATGAGGGGAAGGTTCCTATGTTTGAGGCTGTCTATAAGTCGAAGAATGTACCGGCTGTATGGCTTCTGAACGAAATAGGAATTCAAAACGGGATGGATGCTGTTGAACGATTTGGCATCAATCTAGGGGATGGAAACCGCGAGCTTGGACTTGCGCTTGGAGGAGGCGGAGTTGCCGTATCACCGCTTGATATGGCTCAAGCCTACTCGGCTCTAGCTAATGGCGGTATTATGCATGAGGCTCACCTGATTAAGAAGATTGTTAATAAAAGCGGAGAAACGGTTGCTTCGTTTGAAGATAAGGAAACAAAGGTGACGACTGAAAAAGTCGCTAAGAATATGACGACTATGCTCAAGGGAGTAGTCGATCATGAAGAAGGGACCGGCCGGTACGCCAAGGTCGATGGTTGGGATATAGCAGGTAAAACAGGCTCCACCCAAGTAGTAGGAGCGGCTGCTGAAAATGCGATTAAGGACCAATGGTTTGTTGGCTACTCCCCTAATCTGGTGGGAGCTGTTTGGTCAGGCTATGACAAAACAACCTCAGAACAATATTTAGTTCGTGACAGCACAAAGGGTTCGACTGTCATCTTCCAAAAAATCATGAGCGCTGCATTGCCAAATGTCGAGAATGAAAAATTTGGCGTTCCATCTGTTTATGAGCTCGAAGAAGAGGTTGAGAAGAAGTCCTTAAGGGAGCTGTGGGAAGAGCAAAAGAAAAAAATCAATGACAGCTTTACGGAATGGATTGAGAGATGGAGAGGTCATTGA
- a CDS encoding nitroreductase family protein, translating into MSHLEELIKQRKSVRSYNSEFKMDKEEILELLSLASEAPSSSNLQPWRFIVIHNKELQKEIRALGFNQAQIEDSSAIVAVIGDIEAYKNVEKIYSLNVEKGYMDQSIADRTIKQTLNAYPSMPKEALMQIAAYDAGSIAMQFMLLAKERGYDTITMGGFDKAAFAKRFDLPDNHFPITLIAIGKAAAPAFNTTRLPIETLTTYID; encoded by the coding sequence ATGTCACATTTAGAAGAACTAATCAAACAGCGTAAATCTGTCCGAAGCTATAATTCGGAATTCAAGATGGATAAAGAGGAAATTCTGGAACTATTAAGTCTGGCATCCGAGGCTCCATCTTCTAGCAATTTGCAGCCATGGCGCTTTATCGTCATCCACAATAAAGAGCTTCAAAAAGAAATAAGAGCACTTGGCTTCAATCAGGCACAGATTGAAGACTCCTCTGCTATCGTTGCTGTTATAGGTGATATTGAAGCATATAAGAACGTCGAAAAAATATACAGCCTTAATGTTGAGAAGGGTTATATGGACCAAAGCATTGCTGATCGTACGATTAAACAAACATTGAACGCATACCCATCCATGCCGAAGGAAGCATTAATGCAAATTGCAGCCTATGATGCTGGCTCCATTGCCATGCAATTCATGCTGCTTGCCAAGGAACGCGGCTACGATACTATCACAATGGGCGGTTTCGACAAAGCTGCTTTTGCTAAGCGCTTTGACTTGCCTGACAATCATTTCCCAATCACCCTGATTGCTATTGGTAAAGCTGCAGCACCGGCATTCAATACAACACGCCTGCCTATTGAAACATTGACAACATATATCGACTAA
- a CDS encoding universal stress protein gives MFNHVLVAFDGSDSSRKALSMGMSLCKDKDKSLLSIIYVYNKTEDSQNYPVGAVGAAPLSGAAPLYVDHTQGQPIDMPDQDINSPYEADSRLEEIEGYVRGIVNDSIINSHFVVLEGSTDDAILQYAEKESANLIIVGNSSSSKLRSFFLGSVSEKIIKNANCPVLVAK, from the coding sequence ATGTTTAATCATGTTCTCGTTGCATTTGATGGCTCCGATTCAAGCAGGAAAGCATTATCTATGGGTATGAGCTTATGCAAGGACAAGGATAAATCATTATTATCTATCATCTATGTCTATAATAAAACCGAAGATTCGCAGAACTATCCAGTAGGCGCTGTCGGCGCTGCCCCCCTCTCTGGTGCAGCCCCTTTATATGTAGACCATACACAAGGTCAGCCAATAGACATGCCTGACCAAGATATCAACAGCCCTTATGAAGCAGATTCGCGCCTAGAGGAGATTGAAGGTTATGTCAGAGGTATCGTCAATGATTCCATAATCAATTCTCATTTCGTCGTTTTGGAAGGTTCGACAGATGATGCCATCTTGCAATATGCTGAGAAAGAAAGTGCGAACCTTATCATTGTCGGAAATAGCAGCAGTTCTAAGTTAAGGAGCTTCTTCCTTGGCAGCGTGTCGGAAAAAATCATCAAAAATGCCAACTGCCCTGTCTTGGTGGCGAAATAA